In the Rhizobium sp. CB3090 genome, one interval contains:
- the murD gene encoding UDP-N-acetylmuramoyl-L-alanine--D-glutamate ligase, whose protein sequence is MIPVTTLKGKKVALFGLGGSGFATARALVAGGAEVTAWDDNPDSVAKAAAEDIPVADLRTIDWNGLSAFVLSPGVPLTHPRPHWTVDLAHAAGVEVIGDVELFVRERRAHAPDCPFIAITGTNGKSSTTALIAHILQSSGRDTQLGGNIGTAILTLEPPKAERYYVVECSSYQIDLAPTLNPSAGILLNLTPDHLDRHGTMQHYADIKERLVAGSGVAVIGVDDSYSSLIADRVERAGGRVNRISRRHVLADGLYAEGSRIIQASTGATAEIADLDGIQTLRGGHNAQNAAAAIAACLAVGVSADDIRAGLKSFPGLKHRMQPVGRRGRVVFVNDSKATNADAAAPALSSYDHIYWIAGGLPKEGGITTLAPLFPRIAKAYLIGEAAPAFAATLGEQVPYEISGTLERAVAHAAADADKDEHEAAAVMLSPACASFDQYKNFEVRGDAFVSHVAAIEGVTMLVGSATGGD, encoded by the coding sequence ATGATCCCTGTCACCACGCTCAAAGGGAAAAAGGTCGCATTGTTCGGCCTCGGCGGCTCAGGCTTTGCCACCGCGCGGGCGCTTGTCGCCGGTGGTGCCGAGGTGACCGCTTGGGACGACAATCCCGACAGCGTGGCGAAGGCTGCGGCCGAAGATATCCCGGTCGCCGATCTCAGAACGATCGATTGGAACGGGCTCTCGGCCTTCGTGCTGTCGCCCGGCGTGCCGCTGACGCATCCGAGGCCGCACTGGACCGTCGACCTCGCCCACGCAGCCGGTGTCGAAGTCATCGGCGACGTCGAGCTCTTCGTCCGCGAGCGGCGGGCGCATGCGCCGGATTGCCCTTTCATCGCCATTACCGGCACCAATGGGAAATCGTCGACGACGGCATTGATTGCCCATATCCTGCAATCGAGCGGACGCGATACGCAACTCGGCGGCAATATCGGAACGGCCATCCTGACGCTGGAGCCGCCCAAGGCGGAGCGCTACTACGTCGTCGAATGCTCCTCCTATCAGATCGATCTTGCGCCGACCCTCAATCCTTCCGCCGGCATTCTGCTCAATTTGACACCCGATCATCTCGATCGGCACGGTACGATGCAGCATTATGCCGATATCAAGGAACGGCTGGTGGCCGGCAGCGGTGTTGCTGTCATCGGCGTCGACGACAGCTATTCTTCGCTGATTGCCGATCGCGTCGAACGGGCAGGCGGCAGGGTCAACCGCATCTCGCGCCGGCACGTGCTGGCTGACGGGCTTTATGCCGAAGGCAGCCGCATCATTCAGGCATCGACCGGTGCGACCGCGGAGATTGCCGATCTCGACGGTATCCAGACGCTGCGCGGCGGCCACAACGCACAGAACGCCGCGGCCGCGATTGCTGCATGTCTGGCCGTCGGTGTTTCCGCTGACGATATCCGTGCGGGGCTCAAATCCTTTCCGGGCCTCAAGCATCGCATGCAGCCCGTCGGCCGGCGCGGACGGGTCGTTTTCGTCAATGATTCCAAGGCGACCAATGCGGATGCCGCCGCACCGGCGCTTTCGAGTTACGATCACATCTATTGGATCGCCGGCGGCCTGCCGAAAGAGGGCGGTATCACGACGCTGGCGCCGCTTTTTCCGCGCATCGCCAAAGCTTATCTGATCGGCGAAGCGGCGCCAGCCTTCGCGGCGACGCTCGGCGAGCAGGTGCCCTACGAAATATCGGGCACTTTGGAGCGCGCGGTGGCGCATGCCGCAGCCGATGCCGATAAGGACGAACATGAGGCGGCGGCGGTGATGTTGTCACCGGCTTGCGCAAGCTTCGATCAATACAAGAATTTCGAGGTCAGGGGTGATGCCTTCGTCAGCCACGTGGCTGCGATCGAGGGTGTCACCATGCTGGTCGGTTCAGCAACAGGAGGCGATTGA